The Mucilaginibacter mallensis genome has a segment encoding these proteins:
- a CDS encoding alpha/beta fold hydrolase: MKRLIFTFCLLQLFTLIAFAQDKQIPYGNNPAAGKYYNIRGIKMYCEVYGKGKPLLMIHGNGGDISAFSNNIPYFSKKYMVIVPDSRAQGKSTDSRDSLSFEMMADDFAALLDVMHIKSTYVIGWSDGGINALLLAMRHPEKVIKLASTGANLWPDSTAINPKDWIGERDDYNASKNKIFKTAKEKNDQKIFLLDWFQPNIPLLALRKIKCPSLIIGGDHDVIVIQHTVLIYQNIPHAYLWILPDSPHATFRAHTAEFNKKVDEFFSTPFHVWN, from the coding sequence TTGAAAAGACTAATTTTTACTTTTTGTTTGCTGCAGCTGTTTACACTAATCGCGTTTGCACAGGATAAGCAGATACCCTACGGCAATAACCCTGCCGCCGGTAAGTATTATAACATTCGCGGTATAAAAATGTACTGCGAAGTTTATGGCAAAGGTAAGCCCTTGTTAATGATACATGGCAACGGTGGCGATATCAGCGCGTTCTCAAATAATATCCCCTACTTCTCCAAAAAATATATGGTTATAGTACCTGATAGCCGTGCACAGGGCAAATCAACCGATAGCCGTGATTCCCTAAGCTTTGAAATGATGGCCGATGATTTTGCAGCACTGCTGGATGTAATGCACATCAAATCAACCTATGTGATCGGCTGGAGCGACGGTGGGATAAATGCACTGCTGCTAGCCATGCGCCATCCCGAAAAGGTGATAAAACTGGCCTCAACAGGGGCTAATCTCTGGCCGGATTCTACTGCTATTAATCCTAAAGACTGGATAGGCGAGCGGGATGATTATAATGCTTCAAAAAACAAGATATTTAAAACAGCCAAGGAAAAAAATGACCAGAAGATATTTCTACTGGATTGGTTTCAACCCAACATACCTTTGCTGGCGCTCAGAAAGATCAAATGTCCGTCACTTATTATTGGCGGCGACCACGATGTGATCGTGATACAGCATACGGTTTTAATATATCAGAATATTCCGCATGCCTATTTATGGATCTTGCCCGATTCACCGCATGCTACTTTCCGGGCCCATACCGCTGAGTTCAATAAAAAAGTTGATGAGTTTTTTAGTACACCCTTTCATGTTTGGAATTAG
- a CDS encoding VF530 family protein, translated as MQPNNILHGKTLEMVLNELVAHHGWPELGYRIRINCFLDDPSIKSSLKFLRKTPWARKKVEDLYIETFSKL; from the coding sequence ATGCAGCCTAATAATATATTGCACGGCAAAACGCTGGAAATGGTACTGAACGAACTGGTAGCACATCATGGCTGGCCCGAACTGGGTTACCGTATCCGCATCAATTGTTTTTTGGATGATCCGAGTATTAAATCAAGCTTGAAATTTTTGCGCAAAACGCCATGGGCACGCAAAAAGGTAGAGGATCTGTATATAGAAACTTTTAGCAAACTCTGA
- a CDS encoding ammonium transporter, translating into MKRYFPFFIIVVILILTFIFPSVELNNTGNPHFNTGDIAWMLMSTALVLIMTPGLAFFYGGMVTKKNVISTMLQSIVCMVIITVMWGIFGFSLAFGDSFYGIIGDPRTYFMMKGMLGNSTWKLAPTIPLLLFAMYQLKFAIITPALITGAFAGRIRFNSYILFVCLFSIFIFSPLAHCTWHPDGLLSKLGVLDFAGGTVVHMSAGWAALASALYLKRRSDQDHTPARITYVMIGTGLLWFGWFGFNAGSAFGANHLAVTALATSTTASAAAGLTWIFFDMLRGHKPSAMGTCIGAVVGLVAITPAAGFVSIPHSLAIGIISSIVSNLVVEWRTRTTIDDTLDVFPCHGVGGMVGMLLTGVFANQNVNPGNTTGNGLFFGQTHLFFVQCIALVLVSIFSFFGSLLLLKITDMISPLRVSAEDEIIGLDISQHGEKL; encoded by the coding sequence ATGAAGCGTTATTTCCCCTTTTTTATAATCGTAGTCATTTTAATACTGACATTTATTTTCCCGTCGGTTGAATTAAATAATACCGGCAATCCCCATTTTAATACCGGCGATATTGCCTGGATGCTGATGTCGACAGCATTGGTTTTGATCATGACACCCGGTCTTGCTTTTTTTTACGGTGGCATGGTAACCAAGAAGAATGTGATTTCAACCATGCTGCAAAGTATTGTGTGTATGGTTATCATCACCGTAATGTGGGGCATATTTGGTTTTAGTTTGGCCTTTGGCGATAGTTTCTATGGCATAATAGGCGACCCGCGCACTTATTTTATGATGAAAGGCATGCTGGGCAACTCCACCTGGAAACTGGCGCCAACCATCCCGCTGCTATTATTTGCCATGTACCAGTTGAAATTCGCTATCATAACCCCGGCGTTGATTACCGGTGCTTTTGCCGGGCGTATCCGTTTTAACTCTTATATATTATTCGTTTGCCTGTTCTCTATATTCATATTTTCACCACTGGCGCATTGCACCTGGCACCCCGATGGCTTGCTGAGCAAATTAGGCGTGCTTGATTTTGCAGGCGGAACGGTTGTGCATATGTCGGCAGGCTGGGCGGCACTTGCATCGGCCCTGTACCTGAAACGCCGCAGCGACCAGGATCATACGCCCGCCCGTATTACTTATGTAATGATAGGTACCGGTTTATTATGGTTCGGCTGGTTTGGTTTTAATGCGGGCTCGGCATTTGGCGCAAACCATTTGGCGGTTACCGCATTGGCTACAAGCACAACGGCATCAGCAGCGGCAGGCTTAACCTGGATATTTTTTGATATGCTACGCGGTCATAAACCGTCGGCAATGGGTACTTGTATAGGTGCTGTAGTTGGACTGGTGGCTATTACACCTGCCGCAGGTTTTGTTTCCATTCCGCATTCACTGGCTATAGGTATTATATCATCAATAGTAAGTAACCTGGTGGTTGAATGGCGTACACGTACAACAATTGATGACACATTAGACGTTTTCCCTTGCCACGGCGTAGGCGGTATGGTGGGTATGTTACTTACCGGCGTTTTCGCTAATCAAAACGTAAACCCGGGCAACACTACAGGTAACGGTCTGTTCTTTGGCCAAACACACTTGTTTTTTGTACAATGTATAGCGTTGGTGCTGGTATCTATATTCTCATTTTTCGGCTCATTGCTGTTACTGAAAATTACCGATATGATATCGCCGCTGCGCGTTTCAGCTGAAGATGAGATCATTGGTTTGGATATTAGCCAGCACGGAGAAAAACTATAG
- a CDS encoding NADH-quinone oxidoreductase subunit N — MHDLLPLIPSYLNDVVDSIKYFMPEIYLAGLFVVVLVTDLLFGKNSRWIVKFIACAGILGVIIKDLLQISLLLINGQTNGHFLFNEMLLLTRTGINFKFVIDVLAFILLLYFDWDNNLAKHRKGLSDLYSIVIASLTGLHLMVMAVNLLSIYLSIEMVSIASYLLVAYRSESSFSTEAGLKYVLFGASASAIMLYGISLLYVYTGSLNLFGGNLIQGLTQVNPLPVSFALVLVLAGIGFKLSFVPMHFWVPDVYEGASTPVTAYLSTLPKVAGFALLINFLTPFIFFAKWNAFDFHLFLSAVGIITIIAGNFAALLQTNVKRMLAYSSIGHTGFALMAIVTFNSQGISALTYYLLVYGIANIGALALASYFTNVTGAEDVTDYKGLGLKYPLASVCFVIILISLTGLPVTAGFTGKVFVFSAVYGIYQENHDIWLLLLMVTGALATVVSLFYYIRIPLYLFVKRNENTHDAVRGSNNLIILVIIISLLLIFLGVFPDLLLRYL, encoded by the coding sequence ATGCACGATCTGCTTCCATTAATACCGAGCTATTTAAATGATGTAGTTGACAGCATTAAATACTTTATGCCCGAAATATACCTGGCTGGGCTTTTCGTTGTAGTATTGGTAACAGATCTGCTTTTTGGTAAGAACTCCCGTTGGATAGTAAAGTTTATAGCTTGCGCAGGTATATTGGGTGTGATCATAAAGGATCTGCTACAGATATCGCTATTATTAATCAACGGACAAACCAACGGTCACTTTCTTTTTAATGAAATGCTGTTGCTCACCCGTACAGGTATCAACTTTAAATTTGTAATTGATGTGCTGGCGTTTATTCTGCTGCTATACTTTGATTGGGATAATAATTTAGCTAAGCACCGCAAAGGCTTATCCGATCTGTATTCCATCGTCATAGCCTCCTTAACAGGGCTGCATTTAATGGTGATGGCGGTTAATCTGCTGTCTATTTATTTATCAATCGAGATGGTATCTATTGCTTCATACCTGTTGGTGGCTTACCGTTCCGAAAGTTCATTCAGTACTGAGGCGGGTTTAAAATACGTGCTTTTTGGCGCGTCAGCATCTGCTATAATGTTATATGGTATTTCGTTACTCTATGTATATACAGGCTCGCTTAATTTGTTTGGAGGCAATCTGATACAGGGCTTAACACAGGTTAATCCTTTACCTGTTTCATTCGCGCTGGTGCTGGTACTGGCAGGCATAGGCTTTAAGCTATCATTTGTGCCGATGCATTTTTGGGTGCCTGATGTTTATGAGGGCGCGTCCACACCCGTTACCGCGTATTTGTCGACTTTGCCAAAAGTAGCAGGTTTTGCATTGCTCATTAACTTTTTAACCCCGTTCATCTTCTTTGCCAAATGGAACGCGTTTGATTTTCATCTGTTCCTGTCGGCTGTTGGTATTATTACCATAATAGCCGGTAACTTTGCTGCTTTATTGCAAACCAATGTGAAGCGGATGCTGGCTTATTCGAGCATTGGCCATACCGGGTTTGCTTTAATGGCCATAGTTACATTTAATTCGCAGGGTATATCGGCTTTAACTTATTACCTGTTGGTTTATGGTATTGCCAACATCGGTGCCCTGGCACTAGCGAGTTACTTTACCAATGTAACCGGTGCCGAAGATGTGACGGATTACAAAGGCCTCGGATTAAAATATCCTTTAGCTTCGGTATGTTTTGTAATTATACTGATATCACTCACCGGTCTGCCTGTTACCGCAGGGTTTACAGGTAAGGTATTTGTATTCTCAGCGGTGTATGGCATTTATCAGGAAAATCATGATATATGGCTATTGCTGCTTATGGTTACCGGGGCGTTGGCTACCGTAGTATCGTTATTTTATTACATCCGGATACCACTTTATTTATTTGTAAAACGGAATGAAAATACCCATGATGCCGTTAGAGGATCAAATAATCTGATAATTTTGGTAATAATAATCTCATTATTATTAATTTTTCTTGGTGTTTTTCCAGATCTGTTGCTCAGATATTTGTAA